A genomic region of Pseudopipra pipra isolate bDixPip1 chromosome W, bDixPip1.hap1, whole genome shotgun sequence contains the following coding sequences:
- the LOC135406266 gene encoding ankyrin repeat domain-containing protein 7-like, translating to MPWLLSKKRRQSPSSSPSGQPWAATSSSSASQLREQGLGRLHRAAARGDLGWLRRWRWYVKVVGIDRPDQEMRTPLHLASANGHADVVRYLLRKNSQPNLADSFKRTALMKAVQQEQEECVAVLLEHGADPNLADADGNTALHLAVLSKNTAVAGLLLEHHAKNDAQNQVTLACG from the exons ATGCCGTGGCTTCTGAGCAAGAAGCGACGGCAGtcgccctccagcagccccagtgggcagccctgggctgccaccagctccagcagcgcctcccagctccgggagcaggggctgggcaggctgcaccgcgcggccgcccgcggtgacctgggctggctgaggcgcTGGCGCTGGTACGTCAAGGTAGTCGGCATCGACAGGCCAGACCAGGAGATGCG gacaccTCTGCATCTGGCTTCGGCCAATGGCCATGCAGATGTCGTGAGATATCTgctaagaaagaacagccagcCCAACCTCGCTGACAGCTTCAAGAGAACGGCCCTGATGAAG GcagtccagcaggagcaggaagaatgtgttgctgttctgctggaacaCGGTGCTGACCCCAATCTGGCAGACGCTGACGGCAACACTGCCCTTCACCTGGCTGTCCTCtctaaaaacacagctgtagcAGGGCTGTTACTGGAGCATCATGCCAAGAATGATGCTCAGAACCAGGTAACCTTGGCATGtggctaa
- the LOC135406267 gene encoding ankyrin repeat domain-containing protein 26-like — protein MKKSYSEKVKEVDRLRREVAELSQQLDRECQKCTQLEAKNQDLQDELSTLRGKCENLEMDKCQLQEELAKLRHHLETDLVDRSQLEQWKKEVEEQADRELRQKLQEVNEFLQAQAAHQDTLEKIRSSHLDSLKNQLEERIRDLDRALGRIRSNQAERPFQKESTQAEVEKYKELYVVEAKSRKSLAKKLERVPAVTAQ, from the exons atgaagaagagtTATTCTGAAAAGGTCAAGGAAGTTGACAGATTACGAAGAGAG gttgctgaactttcccagcagctggacagggAATGTCAAAAGTGCACGCAGCTGGAAGCCAAAAATCAAGATTTGCAAGACGAACTGTCTACCCTGCGTGGGAAGTGCGAGAACCTGGAGATGgacaaatgccagctgcaagaagagctggcaaaactcCGGCATCATTTGGAGACTGACTTGGTGGATCGCAGCCAACTCGAACAATGGAAAAAAGAGGTGGAAGAGCAAGCCGACCGGGAACTCAGACAAAAACTCCAGGAAGTCAATGAgtttttgcaa gcacaggcagcccaccaggacACATTAGAAAAAATCCGAAGCAGTCATCTGGACTCCCTGAAAAACCAGTTAGAAGAGAGAATTAGAGATCTTGACCGTGCACTGGGAAGGATAAGAAGCAAccaagcagaaagaccttttcaaAAAGAATCCACCCAGGCAGAAGTGGAAAAGTATAAAGAACTGTATGTGGtggaagcaaaaagcagaaaaagcctcgccaagaaactggaaag agTTCCAGCAGTAACAGCACAGTAG
- the LOC135406268 gene encoding ankyrin repeat domain-containing protein 26-like, translating into MEEMKKSYSEKVKEVDRLRREVAELSQQLDRECQKCTQLEAKNQDLQDELSTLRGKCENLEMDKCQLQEELAKLRHHLETDLVDRSQLEQWKKEVEEQADRELRQKLQEVNEFLQAQAAHQDTLEKIRSSHLDSLKNQLEERIRDLDRALGRIRSNQAERPFQKESTQAEVEKYKELYVVEAKSRKSLAKKLERANERLAEANTKLFLERHRSRSAVPSSAVIGHLAANPLLDSTGLGRLGTAMLQALQYRWSEYAL; encoded by the exons atggaggaaatgaagaagagtTATTCTGAAAAGGTCAAGGAAGTTGACAGATTACGAAGAGAG gttgctgaactttcccagcagctggacagggAATGTCAAAAGTGCACGCAGCTGGAAGCCAAAAATCAAGATTTGCAAGACGAACTGTCTACCCTGCGTGGGAAGTGCGAGAACCTGGAGATGgacaaatgccagctgcaagaagagctggcaaaactcCGGCATCATTTGGAGACTGACTTGGTGGATCGCAGCCAACTCGAACAATGGAAAAAAGAGGTGGAAGAGCAAGCCGACCGGGAACTCAGACAAAAACTCCAGGAAGTCAATGAgtttttgcaa gcacaggcagcccaccaggacACATTAGAAAAAATCCGAAGCAGTCATCTGGACTCCCTGAAAAACCAGTTAGAAGAGAGAATTAGAGATCTTGACCGTGCACTGGGAAGGATAAGAAGCAAccaagcagaaagaccttttcaaAAAGAATCCACCCAGGCAGAAGTGGAAAAGTATAAAGAACTGTATGTGGtggaagcaaaaagcagaaaaagcctcgccaagaaactggaaag AGCTAATGAGAGACTTGCAGAGGCCAACACCAAGCTCTTTTTGGAGCGCCACAGAAGCAGATCTGCAGTCCCAAGCAGCGCCGTCATCGGACACCTGGCTGCAAATCCACTTCTGGATTCAACTGGCCTGGGACGTCTTGGCACCG CAATGCTGCAAGCTCTGCAATACCGCTGGTCCGAGTATGCCCTGTAG